A stretch of the Schistocerca serialis cubense isolate TAMUIC-IGC-003099 chromosome 2, iqSchSeri2.2, whole genome shotgun sequence genome encodes the following:
- the LOC126458636 gene encoding piggyBac transposable element-derived protein 4-like has product MFRRGLSDAEIADLINHSDTLDNVESDSDDSECNGVFEEDEIDDSLSSDEDENDVEGVASNPAAVPYPKDSEWTAVDTYRPLPVNTTPRQILVDIDESSSVLDCSKVFLTDSDVNELKRQTNLYASQTIQKKRRGNNLKPHSVLSSWKPVTISEMRRFLGIIFHMCVSKKPKIADHWSTNPVLSCNFCPHVMSRLRFTQILSCLHLVDNSNQKKPGEDGFHPLYKVLPYYNNLKERCIQAYRPSEKVTIDEGICPFRGRVSFRVYMQNKPHKYGLKVYAVAEASSGYVVNFEVYAGKHIVDNSSSAVILRLLSDSSLLNKGHTVYLDRFYSSPELFQQLAEKGTGAVGTVNKSRKGLPKDLVSAKLKKGEMSFRRKDNVLAMKWKDKRDVYTLSTRHQATFGTHTKRNGSVVLKPLQVLDYNLNKIGVDIGDQRLQYNPFQHRTVKWWRKLYFHLLLMGVSNAFWLYNAVHRKKITITDFITVLAVQLVEDDTLEFIPRNEGTVGRLTKRHFLQHIPATTKKYAARVCHVCSSRSKKQSGKASRKETRYECEQCGVALCLEPCFKIFHTKKQYDSV; this is encoded by the exons atgtttcggcgcggtttatcagacgcagaaattgcggatttgatcaatcatagcgacactctggataatgtagagagtgattcagacgattctgaatgcaatggtgtgtttgaag aagacgagattgatgacagtttgtcttcagatgaagacgagaatgatgttgaaggtgttgcttcaaatccagcagctgtgccgtatccgaaagacagtgagtggactgcagttgacacctaccgacctctgcctgtcaacacgacacccaggcagatactagtggatattgatgagtcgagttctgtactggattgcagtaaagtgttccttactgacagtgacgtaaatgaactcaagagacagacaaatttgtatgcatcacagacaatacagaagaaaagaagaggaaataatctgaagccccattcagttttgagttcgtggaagccagtgactataagtgagatgaggcgtttcttgggtattattttccacatgtgtgtttcgaaaaagccaaaaattgcggaccattggagcactaatcctgttcttagttgtaacttttgtccccatgtcatgagccgtttgcgtttcactcagatactgtcatgcttgcatcttgttgacaattcaaatcagaaaaaaccaggcgaagatggatttcatccactttacaaagttttgccatattataataatttgaaggagcgatgtatccaggcatatcgtccctcagaaaaagtgacaattgatgaaggaatttgcccatttcgaggtcgtgtgagtttccgtgtttacatgcaaaataagcctcataagtatggactgaaagtatatgctgttgctgaagccagtagtggctatgttgtaaattttgaagtttatgctggtaagcatattgttgacaattcttcgtctgcggttattttgcgattgttgtctgacagcagcttgctgaacaaaggccacactgtgtatttagatcgattttattccagtccagagctatttcagcaactggcagagaaaggcactggagctgttggtactgtgaacaaatccaggaaaggattgcctaaagatttagtatctgctaagctgaaaaagggcgaaatgtcttttcggcgtaaagataatgtattggcaatgaagtggaaagataagagagatgtgtatacattgtctacaaggcatcaagcaacatttggtacgcatactaagagaaatgggtctgtagtattgaaaccacttcaggtacttgattacaacctcaataaaattggagtggatattggagaccaacgcctgcagtacaatccgttccagcacagaactgtgaaatggtggcgaaaattatatttccatttgctgcttatgggagtatcaaatgcattttggctgtacaatgcagtgcacaggaagaaaattacaataacagactttataacagtgcttgcagttcagcttgttgaagacgacacacttgaattcattccaagaaatgaaggaactgtaggtcggctaacaaagagacattttttgcagcacatacctgcaactactaagaagtatgctgctcgtgtgtgtcacgtgtgcagttccaggagcaagaaacagagtggcaaggcttctcgcaaagagacacgatacgaatgtgaacagtgtggcgttgcactctgcctggaaccttgctttaaaattttccacactaaaaaacaatatgattctgtgtga